The Lolium rigidum isolate FL_2022 chromosome 1, APGP_CSIRO_Lrig_0.1, whole genome shotgun sequence region ATTGCTGCTACACCATTTTTTTGTGGCATGCACTTGACTAAAACAGTTTCCCATTGTAATTTTGTTCCTAGGTTAGCTGTTAACATGGTATTAGACTCCTTGCCAGCATAGCCACTCTCCGCCCGCTCAGCCTTGTCGTCCCTCGACATCCCGGAGTTGGGTTGAGGTCGTGTACCACTCGTCGTCGCCTGCAACATCGCCACCAAGGCCCTCTCCAAGGTGTTGTGACGAGGTCAATGTCAACACTAGTTTGGACTCCCGCTTTCAGTGTCAGTTTGCCTTGTTGCGCATGGAGCTCACTCAGTTGGTTGCTGTACGCGTCGAGGAGGTGTCTCTCCCCCTCCGTGAGGAGGTGGCAAGTCTCAAGTTGTTGTTGGCACGCGTTGGTTATTCTTTGGAGCCGACAGAGGCGTGTTCTTCTGGTGTACAGGAGCTCGCCACCGTGCAGGCTTCGCTTCCTCTTGGCTCCGCTGATTAGAAGTCATCTGTGGTTGAGGAAGAACATCTCTACAGCTGTTTCTCTCCTCATGGCAACCCATGCCAGTCGCCGCAACTTGTTGTGTCGACTGACTCTGAGAGCGAGGACATAGACGAGTTCTTGGCTCCGTTGTTGCAGATCACGCCAGAGCTACATGAGTTGCATGGGATTCTCCTCTGGTGCTTCCGTCGGTGTTGTGCTCTTTTGCGACCTTGGAGGTGGCCACAACACCCTCGGCACCGCAGTCGGAGCTTTTCCAGTCCCTCACATCTTTAGACTGTAGAGCAGTGTTAGTGCATAGCTCtgaagctctttttgcaaaaagagctttgCGGGTTGCTCGCTAGTTTGGAGGCCGCTAGCTCTGGATATGGCAAGGAAATTTCTTGCATCTTGTCGGGTAAGGTCTCGGAGGAAACGATGAAGAAGGTTGAGAAGTCTCTTAGAAAGGTATCTATCAAAGGCAAAAGAAGGAAGAAAGTCGTAACAAGAAAAGTTTCAACAACGGATTAATTGTTCGACTCCTTTTGGATTGTCATGTCGGGTCTTCTTTGCGATGTTGTGCTCTTAAGtcgttgatggcgcgtgatgcacacgtccgttgggaaccccaagaggaaggtgtgatgcgcacaacagccagttttccctcagtaagaaaccaaggttatcgaaccagtaggagatgaaggccacgtgaaggttgttggtgaaggagtgtagtgcggcgcaacaccagggattccggcgccaacgtggaacctgcacaacacaatcaaaatactttgccccaacttaacagtgaggttgtcaatctcaccggcttgttgtaaacaaaggattaaacgtatggtgtggagaatgatgtttgtttgcaaagaacaacatagaacaatgattgcagtagattgtatttcagatgtaacagttcactagtggtgtctctccaataagataaataacatgttgggtgaacaaattacagttgggcaattgacaaatagagagggcataacaatgcacatacatatcatgatgactactatgagatttacttagggcattatgacaaagaacatagaccgctatccggcatgcatctatgcctaaaagtccaccttcgggttagcatccgcaccccttccggtattaagttgcaaacaacagacaattgcattaagtactgtgcgtagtgtaaataatacaaatatccttagacaaagcattgatgttttatccctagtggcaacagcacatccacaaccttagaactttctgtcactgtcccagattcagtggaggcatgaacccactatcgagcataaatactccctcttggagttacaagtattaacttggtcaaagcctctactagcaacggagagcatgcaagatcataaacaacacatatatgatagatcaataatcaacttgacatagtattccatattcatcggatcccaacaaacacaacatgtagcattacaaatagatgatcttgatcatgataggcagctcacaagatctaaacatgatagcacaagaggagaagacaaccatctagctactgctatggacccatagtccaaggaagaactactcacgcatcggtccggaggcgggcatggtgatgtagagccctccggtgatgattcccctctcggcgggggtgcggaggcgatcttcagaacccccgagatggggttgacggtggcggcgtctcagtaacttttctcgtatcgtggctcccggtactagggttttcgcgacggaaggattatataggcgaaggggcagagtcagggggacgctcgaggggcccaccccataaggcggcgcggccaggggtggggccgcgcccccctatggtgtggacgcctcgtcgcccctctccgtctcctcttcggtgttctggaaggctccgtggaaaatatgaccgtgggcttttatttcgtccaattccgagaatatgtcctgtgtaggatttctgaaaccaaaaacaggaagTGGCGctacggcatcttgttaatagattagtgccggaaaatgcatcaaaatgatataaaatgtatataaaacatgtgagtattgtcataaaactagcatgaaacataagaaattatagataagtttgagacgtatcagtcgtcaGTTCTAGTTGGTTTAGAGGTTGCTTCTTTTTGGTGTTGTTCTCTTGTGGGTGTGTTTTTGGTGTGGTCTTGACCCTGTTGTTGTAGGTTTGCTcaatttttttctaaaaactgagcactctcttcttaattaatagatgaatcaaaacTTTTGCCTctaactttttttttaaaaatcggGAACTCCCCACTGTTACGAGTTCCGAAGGAATGGCAATGGTTTAGACAAGaaagacattttttttttgaattaaagGGGCCACGCTCCCTGGTTCCATTAGAAATGCAACCACAAGTGTGACAGACAAGCAAGACATTGATCGATCTTGTTAGAGTTTGGGCGTGTATGCTTGGGTCATTCTGTTGCGAGATTTGAACACCCGGTTGCTTCCGTTAAAATCAGACTTAACTTGCCGTGCACATCAGACTGGGCGATTCGTCGCCTTGCTTCCTAGTTGCAGCGTCGGAAAACTAATCCCCGCCAACACCTCGTCGAGAATAATAAAACCCATGGCGCAGCCGTGCACACATATACTACTACTTACTTTGCAATACCTTACTTGCCGTGGGCATGccgtcttcttctacctctgcggCTCTGCCTGCAAGTTAATTCGAAGTGGAACCACAACTGATAATCTTTAATCAGAAACCACAACTTTTAGGCACCAGAATTTCGGACCTAAGCTATAGGAAACCAATGTCAAAATTTACTATTAAATCGTGACATTTGGGTTTGCTAATAAAATTTCCTCCGGTTCTTGTTTTGTGAAAAACCGCCACCGTAGTAGTTGCGGTCATGCGAAATTTGCTCTTTATAAGAAAATATAATATATCTTATATTTCGAAAGAGATTGATATATGAAGGTgtacccgtttcaaaaaaaatgaaggtGTACACGGCTGGATGATCGTCCAAACCATTTTAGATTTCAGTTCGTATTTGACCATGGCGCACTGAAATTATTTCATAATTTGCTAGTATAAAAAGCAATACTCAAATAGTTAAAAACCAAGTAAATCATGAATACGAAGTAATTTTCTTTTAAAAAACTGAACAGTCCAGCAGTAGAACCTGTAAAATTGACCTGTGCTAGAAATGGGTTGTCACACGGTACCCGCAGCACAGCGGAACACGGAAAAGCGGTGCATCTACACGTTCCTGTTTCTTTCCGTCTCGGGACTCCTGACCGAGTGGGGCCAGAACAGAACCAAATCACTGCCTGTTTCGTCTCACGTTTTAAACCACCGGCCAGACCCAGACGACCCGACCCTCTCAAAATCGCAATCCAACCGTGTGCGCGTGCCTGACATTGCTTAACGTTGCCACTATTCAATTTCCCCCCTCCCCGACTTTCCTCCCCATGGACGCCTCCTCCAAggcaaccgccgccgcctccgccggcgacggcggcgagaagCCCAGCGACGACCAGAATCTCAGCCCCAACACCCCCGCCGCGACCGGAGGGGGCGACGACGTctcggctgtggcggcggcggcagggcggCGCCCGTTCACCGCCTTGAGCCAGGAGGAGGCCGACCTCGCCCTCGCGCGCGTGCTCCAGGAGCAGGTACGCCTTCAGATCTCGCGGGGGTTCGATCGGTTCCGCCCGTCCCCTCGGACGGCGGCTGACGGATGGTTTGGTTTCGGCGCAGGAGCGGGCGTACATGATGCTCACCGGCCACGGCGGGGAGGGGAGCGAGTACGGGGAGTCGGACGCCGGGAGCTACGACGACTACGACGACGAGGAGGGGAGCGaatgggaggaggagggggaggcggaCGGGGCGGGGGTGCTccccgacggcgacggcgaggacgaggaggtggGCGACGCGGACGGGGCCGACGTGGACCCCGCGGcgtacgaggacgacgaggcgtacGCCCGGGCCCTCCAGGACGCCGAGGAGCGCGAGGTCGCCCAGCGGCTCATGGCGCTCGCGGGGATTACGGGCTGTGAGTGCAGGAGACAGAGTTGTTTCATAATTCACTAATTCAGTCACGTTTTCTTTCACTCCCCTTTTTGGGATGTTGATTAGCGTGTTGTTTGTTTTCAGTAGGGGAagagatggaccatgatgtcgAAGACGGCGAAGATGGGGATAGCGCACAGGTTGTTCTTCCCGTTACATGATTTCGGACTTTGTTGGTTTACACATTATTATGCTTAGGAAATCATGCTGTTGCTAACTTTCTTATCAGTATATGAACCTCTCTGTATTGATTCGGGGATAACTtcctattttaaatttcaaatcgaaAACCTAGGCGCTAGATTGGCGTCCCAATCTTCAAAATAGGTAGCCGAATGTTTGAGATACATTTCTTTTAATTGCTCATGTTAAGAAGATGTACATTAGATTTTCATAATTACCTTCAGCTCATCATTTTGCAGCGCTGTGGAGTGGAATAATAATCGTAATACATTGTCAGATTCAGGGTTTGGGTACAACTTGGAGCTGCTTTACTTGTACTTGGAAAAATGTTGATTTGATTAACACAATGGCACTGCAGCTTCATACTTGTTCCACTGTCCACCATCTTTAAATACGCTAAAGATCGACATAGAATTTGTAATTGAATTTTCTTATCCCGATGATCCGTTTCTTGCCAATTAGCATATCGTTATTGGCATGCAAAATTGTCTACTCAGTAtcacatcctctatttgggaatTGTGAGAACTAGGGGTCTTTAAATCTGTATCAGTATCcatccagtcaacagtttgtATCTTTGTTAATGGCGTGGTCTTTATTCTCCTTTTATTATCACAAATATTCTTACAAGCATGAAGCTGGTATCTCACGTTTTCAATACTTGTGCTTATGTCAACTTCAGGATGCATGGGAAGATGTTGATCCAGATGAATACTCGTACGAGGTAAGCTATATATATTCTAGTCTATCTGCATCCGaaacttggagttttttttgttaACCAGATAGAACCTTCAAGATTCACTttgaatattaattaatgttGTTGGTGTTCTTAGGAGCTGGTTGCATTGGGTGAAGTAGTCGGTACGGAAAGCAGAGGTGTCTCTGCTGATACTCTGGCTTCATTACCTTCAGTAACTTACCAGGCACAAGATAAGCAAGACAGCAACATGGAACAGTATGGACAACAACTGAAATTCCTTCATCTTATAAAAGAAGTTGTCTGTAGGCATTATATTGTTCTGATCTGTGAAGTTTATTTGCAGATGTGTTATTTGCCGTGTGGAATTTGAGGAAGGTGAATCATTGATTGCACTTCCTTGCAAGCATTCATATCATTCTGAGTGCATAAACCAGTGGCTGCAGTTAAACAAGGTATACCCCCAGCttgttccttctttcatatctggAAACTTGACAACCAAGCCCTTGATGAAAGAAAGAGATGGCCTATGAACCCCTAGCCCCTCTAAATTCCTCCAAATGCGATTCAAAATAGCCTTTTGTCCAGCAGCAGACTGTATGATGCCAATCCTCCTGAAGTGCCTGTTTTGCATGATGATGCAGTAAAAAACAGAAATTTGATAAACAATTTTGATTGGCGACATACTATATGGCTGCGCCAATTAGTTTGGGCCTGAGGGAGTAGTATTAGATGTTGAAGTATGGGTTTAATTCATCTATCTGTAGTAGCTCAAGTTTTAGAGTGAATCTGTTATTAATGGTTCCTGAAACTGGATACTAGACAACTCTTTCTGTggcacgaaggtggcgtgtaacaATTGGCTGTGTTGCAGGTATGCCCTATGTGCAGTGCTGAAGTTCCTACTTCAGAAAGCAATCAAGCTTGACATTCTGTTGTGGTCGTCATCACATGGGAAGAAATGGGGAGCAGCTTATATTTTCTGCTGTTGGCGATATTCTAGCATCAGGATTCAAAGAAACTAAGAAACAAGCCTCAAGTTGGTCTCCCTTGCTAGCTCAGCAGACTTAGACAATATGTACTTGTGGACGTTCTTCACCATGCTGCTGCTTTGTGTATCCTATTAGACGTTCATGGTGCATGTATGATTCATTGATGTAAAATAGTTTAAATTTATAGAACATTCTTTGTTACGCTGGTTGTCCATGGATGTAGAATAATTATCATATTTATAGTCATTCTTTTACACTTGGTCACCTGAGTTTAGCCTAGTTACATGCTTGAATGATGACAGTGTTTGTGACAAACGTTGGATGGTGCTTGTCTGACCTACAAAAAATGGGTACTGAGGATGCATTATGGCACTCTGATAATGTTCCGTATTGTACACTTTTAGAGTATTCCTGGGATTCACTTCGATCGGACCTTGATGTTTGAACGTAAGAATAAGTTGTGGTATCGGCCTTATTTTTTGGTGTCCTTACTTTTTATGCTGGGGCAAGGTTTTCTATTGTCCCATAACTCTAGTGGAACAAGTAACAAAGGCTTATGAAATGTATAAAACAAGAAGTGGTGCAGGATGCAGCACGCCAAGACGAGTAAAAGACTTGTCAGTGGAAAAACAACTAATAGctgctactccctccatcctgaaGTAAGTGAaggttgagtcacttattttagGACGGAGTGAGTATTTATTCATCAGTTTATCAGGGAAGTCCAGTTCTCGTCTAGTTTATTGAACGTTTGGGTTTCTTCAGTTTAGGGTGCAGCACCTGCTTGGGTTGAGTGCACAAATCGATCAGATGGGTCTTCTCTTCTTGCCCCACGGCGCCGGCAACTGTCTGGCGGGTTGAGGGAAGACAGCGGTTATTGTCTTCAGACAAAGCTAGCAGCTCACCCTGGCTATTGACAGTAGACACAGGGACGTTGCTCAGCCACTTTCGAGCTCTTCCCTGGAGCCTCCAGCACCTGTAAAAAAAAACTCTAGATTACGTAGTGTCTCCAGGTCTTCAAGACATAAACTACTGAAGCTAACTCTAAGTCATGAGTAGGGTAGTTGCCTTCATGTTTCTTGAGCTGTCTGGAAGCATAAGCTGCTACTTTACCTTCTTGCGTCAACACACTCCCAACCTTCTCTAGATCAGGTAGACACAACACCGGAGCAGACATTAATCTTTTCTTCAATTCTTGAAAGCTGGCTTCACAAGCATCAGTCCACtcatatttctttctttcttcaacAATTCAGTCATGGGTttagcaatcttggagaaattctcaatgaaTCTTCTATAGTAACCAGCCAAACCTAAGAAACTACGGATTTCTTCAACGTTTTTAGGAGTTCCCCATTGTCACAGCTATCACCTTTGAAGGGTCGACGGCAATTCCATCCTTGGATACCACGTGGCCAAAAAATCCTACTTCACtcagccagaactcacatttgaTGAACTTTGCATACAGCTTGTGTTCCCATAGCTTCTCCATAATTAGGCGAAGGTGTTTCTCATGCTCCTTAACACTCTTGGAATAGATTAGTATGTCGTCAATGCAGActacaacaaacttatcaagaaattccatgaacactttgttcatcatattCATGAAGTATGACGGAGCATTGGTTAAGCCGAAAGGCATCACCGTATACT contains the following coding sequences:
- the LOC124679661 gene encoding E3 ubiquitin ligase BIG BROTHER-related-like, yielding MDASSKATAAASAGDGGEKPSDDQNLSPNTPAATGGGDDVSAVAAAAGRRPFTALSQEEADLALARVLQEQERAYMMLTGHGGEGSEYGESDAGSYDDYDDEEGSEWEEEGEADGAGVLPDGDGEDEEVGDADGADVDPAAYEDDEAYARALQDAEEREVAQRLMALAGITGLGEEMDHDVEDGEDGDSAQDAWEDVDPDEYSYEELVALGEVVGTESRGVSADTLASLPSVTYQAQDKQDSNMEQCVICRVEFEEGESLIALPCKHSYHSECINQWLQLNKVCPMCSAEVPTSESNQA